The following are encoded in a window of uncultured Sphaerochaeta sp. genomic DNA:
- a CDS encoding PfkB family carbohydrate kinase, producing MQYIIISTAVVDEIHFPGNSSVVEAGGGAGLYAYAGARLWHPSVGLCCGKGKDFSETLEPIFKKHNIPDSCMFNVHAETPKTIVNYQENGERIETPVYGKDHYELFVAGIDELKAPLSEAKGAYLFKEAEDIAFWEALLSLKKEYGFSLLWELSASSAKPSSLGLVESVASQVEILSLNRSEAHALYGEDEQAVIERLRGLGIPLVFYRRGKQGALMITKDEIVAVPSDFSYALVDPTGAGNSSSAAVLVGFCEKRCPYEIGIMGTIAAGSNISQFGIAPLSDQATFDNAEERYLYFMHQEKGENQ from the coding sequence ATGCAATATATAATCATTTCAACGGCAGTGGTTGATGAAATCCATTTCCCAGGGAATTCCAGTGTCGTGGAGGCTGGAGGAGGAGCAGGGTTGTACGCATACGCGGGTGCCAGGCTTTGGCATCCTTCGGTCGGGCTCTGTTGTGGAAAGGGCAAGGACTTCAGCGAAACATTGGAGCCGATTTTCAAAAAACATAACATTCCTGATTCTTGTATGTTCAACGTTCATGCGGAAACTCCAAAAACAATAGTGAATTATCAGGAGAATGGGGAGCGTATAGAGACCCCTGTCTATGGGAAGGATCACTACGAACTTTTTGTTGCAGGCATCGATGAATTGAAAGCCCCTCTATCTGAGGCAAAGGGTGCCTATCTTTTCAAGGAGGCTGAAGATATTGCCTTCTGGGAAGCCCTGCTTTCGTTGAAGAAAGAATATGGATTCTCATTGCTTTGGGAGTTGTCTGCAAGTTCTGCCAAACCGAGTAGTTTGGGCTTGGTTGAGAGCGTTGCATCGCAGGTAGAAATTCTATCACTGAACAGGAGTGAAGCCCATGCCTTGTATGGGGAAGATGAGCAGGCAGTTATTGAGAGGCTTAGGGGACTAGGTATTCCCTTGGTGTTCTATCGTCGAGGAAAGCAAGGTGCCTTGATGATTACCAAAGATGAGATTGTCGCTGTTCCTTCAGATTTCAGTTATGCATTGGTCGATCCTACCGGCGCAGGAAACAGTAGTTCGGCTGCTGTTCTTGTTGGCTTTTGCGAAAAGCGATGCCCGTATGAAATTGGAATCATGGGAACTATTGCTGCAGGAAGCAACATTAGTCAGTTTGGGATTGCTCCACTTTCCGATCAAGCAACCTTTGATAATGCTGAGGAACGATATCTCTATTTCATGCACCAGGAGAAGGGGGAGAATCAATGA
- a CDS encoding ADP-ribosylglycohydrolase family protein, protein MDTVIRNKIYAGVLGKIIGVYLGRPVEGWSYQAIQDRFGEVDRYVASDLGIPLIVADDDISGTFGFFRSVADHDFPEQLSSRMVGESWLNYIIEDKTILWWGGLGRSTEHTAYLRLKEGIQSPESGSMKLNGKTLSEQIGAQIFIDAFAMMYPNDPEKASRYVTEAARVSHDGLAVEAAAFLGAMEADAFSVRDIDQLIDRNLRFVTSPYLLKVIDDVRSICSKHPGNWREARKDIDALYGYDKFSGPCHIIPNHAMVLASLLLGGDDFHRSITIASSAAWDTDCNAGNVGCLNGIRLGLEGINEKPFLREEVADRMLVVTADGGSCITDAVSQSEMILQAIEGKKQDARFSFSFPGSSQGFTACPYVEGGLATISNEKGEGLDIAVSSTQCPVAISTPTFLDFNELAKNFSTIASPTLYEGQEITLKLVCAHEGLLVTPYVLFYTREQQVESLDLQRLQLVKGYQQIVIEVPSLKGMPIFRFGLRIETTQKNDSLVVKSISWANTPKRFAQEGMMLVSIWETRPYWFQSWVGSAKQFAADFLHTYCISHPEKGGVVTIGTQDWTDYRLTTNLLFSLHESAGVVFRSKGLQIHYALKFEGASTLSLVYQNHGNCKLLKEVPFSYEQDRLYNVVVEADGPDLSVWIDGKLIMECIDDSLQCGGAGYIVDEGTMVARDFIIERC, encoded by the coding sequence CGACCGGTTGAGGGATGGTCTTATCAGGCCATCCAGGACCGTTTTGGTGAGGTAGATCGCTATGTAGCCAGTGATTTGGGCATTCCCCTTATTGTTGCAGATGATGATATCAGCGGAACCTTCGGGTTTTTTCGTTCGGTAGCTGACCACGACTTCCCTGAACAGCTTAGCAGCCGAATGGTCGGGGAGAGTTGGCTGAATTATATCATTGAGGATAAAACCATCCTCTGGTGGGGTGGCCTCGGACGTTCTACTGAACATACTGCCTACCTACGTCTCAAAGAAGGTATCCAATCCCCAGAGAGTGGAAGCATGAAACTCAATGGCAAGACACTCAGTGAGCAGATAGGTGCACAGATTTTCATTGATGCGTTTGCTATGATGTATCCAAATGATCCAGAGAAGGCAAGCCGATATGTAACAGAGGCTGCCCGGGTCAGCCATGATGGGCTTGCCGTTGAAGCAGCCGCATTTCTTGGAGCGATGGAAGCCGATGCTTTCTCTGTTCGTGATATTGATCAACTCATTGATAGGAACCTCCGCTTTGTAACAAGCCCATATCTCCTGAAAGTCATTGATGATGTTCGCTCCATCTGTAGTAAACATCCTGGAAACTGGCGTGAAGCGAGAAAGGATATAGATGCATTGTACGGATATGACAAATTTAGTGGGCCCTGTCACATCATTCCAAACCATGCAATGGTTCTGGCTTCCTTATTGCTTGGGGGTGATGATTTTCATCGCTCGATCACTATTGCAAGTAGTGCTGCATGGGACACTGACTGTAATGCTGGAAATGTAGGTTGCTTGAATGGAATCAGGCTTGGACTGGAAGGAATAAATGAGAAACCTTTCCTGCGTGAAGAGGTTGCCGACCGGATGTTGGTAGTGACCGCTGACGGTGGTAGCTGTATTACCGATGCTGTAAGCCAAAGTGAGATGATCCTCCAGGCAATCGAGGGGAAAAAGCAGGATGCCCGATTCTCTTTCTCATTCCCTGGAAGCTCGCAAGGCTTTACTGCCTGTCCCTATGTGGAGGGGGGCTTGGCAACAATTTCTAATGAAAAGGGAGAGGGGTTGGATATTGCAGTTTCTTCTACACAATGTCCTGTCGCTATCTCAACACCAACGTTTCTGGATTTTAATGAACTGGCTAAAAACTTTTCTACCATTGCAAGTCCAACGCTCTATGAGGGACAAGAGATAACACTGAAACTGGTATGTGCACATGAAGGGCTCTTGGTTACTCCTTATGTACTGTTTTATACACGTGAACAACAAGTGGAATCACTCGATTTGCAGCGATTGCAGTTGGTAAAAGGATATCAGCAAATCGTTATAGAAGTTCCTTCATTGAAGGGAATGCCCATATTCCGCTTTGGATTGCGAATAGAGACAACACAAAAAAATGATTCGCTTGTTGTTAAATCTATTTCATGGGCAAACACTCCCAAGCGATTTGCTCAGGAAGGAATGATGCTTGTTTCAATCTGGGAAACGCGTCCTTATTGGTTCCAGTCCTGGGTGGGGTCAGCAAAACAGTTTGCAGCAGACTTCCTTCATACCTATTGTATCAGCCATCCTGAGAAGGGAGGGGTGGTGACCATAGGGACTCAGGATTGGACAGACTACCGGCTTACAACGAATCTGCTTTTCAGTCTGCATGAATCGGCTGGGGTGGTATTCCGAAGCAAAGGTCTACAGATTCACTATGCACTTAAATTTGAAGGCGCTTCTACATTGAGTCTGGTTTATCAGAACCATGGTAATTGTAAGTTGCTGAAAGAAGTACCTTTCTCATATGAGCAGGATAGGCTCTATAACGTAGTCGTTGAAGCGGATGGTCCTGACCTATCCGTCTGGATAGATGGCAAACTGATCATGGAATGCATTGACGATTCGCTACAATGCGGGGGCGCTGGCTACATTGTCGATGAGGGAACCATGGTCGCCCGCGATTTCATCATTGAGAGGTGTTAG
- a CDS encoding nucleoside phosphorylase — MRSDEIRNKAAIKEIHARYPYYHNVPERGLEIEGRPALTQIDPEKIGEYVLMTVRDPLCAYSVDPAEYIAGLLEQSELVGKSGMFTTYSGWYKGAHISVISGGSGSPEMELALYDLMEYTDASTFIRVGGSGGIGSTVEPGDVVIASGVVRDEGMTKSYIDAAYPATSHYEVVLALIEGAEKVANPYHVGITLSVDSDFVGGGRPSVGGYMQPWNIEKAGIYERAGVLNGDRESAAIVTLSSLFGRRGGSVCSVADNLVTGKKFTAGAGHDTAIRIALEGCAALHEMDMQKNMSGKRYWNRTMMRS; from the coding sequence ATGAGATCAGATGAAATAAGAAACAAGGCAGCAATCAAAGAGATTCATGCACGGTACCCATATTATCACAACGTGCCTGAAAGAGGTCTTGAGATAGAAGGAAGACCGGCACTTACCCAGATAGACCCAGAAAAAATTGGGGAGTATGTCCTGATGACAGTCCGCGATCCCCTCTGCGCCTATAGCGTGGATCCCGCCGAGTATATCGCTGGGTTGCTGGAACAGAGCGAGCTGGTAGGCAAGTCTGGGATGTTCACAACCTACAGCGGTTGGTACAAGGGTGCTCATATTTCAGTAATCAGTGGAGGGAGTGGATCTCCTGAGATGGAATTGGCGCTCTATGACCTGATGGAGTATACCGATGCCTCTACGTTCATCAGGGTTGGTGGTTCTGGTGGTATTGGAAGCACTGTGGAGCCTGGAGATGTCGTTATTGCCAGTGGCGTGGTACGTGATGAAGGTATGACCAAGTCTTACATCGATGCAGCATACCCGGCAACTAGTCATTATGAGGTTGTACTTGCACTTATCGAAGGAGCAGAGAAGGTAGCCAATCCCTACCATGTAGGGATTACGCTTTCTGTGGATAGCGACTTCGTAGGAGGAGGAAGGCCTTCTGTGGGTGGTTACATGCAACCATGGAACATTGAAAAAGCAGGTATCTACGAACGAGCTGGAGTGCTCAATGGAGATCGAGAATCTGCTGCGATTGTGACACTCTCCTCACTCTTTGGCCGTCGTGGAGGTTCTGTCTGCTCCGTAGCGGACAACTTGGTAACCGGGAAAAAGTTTACTGCTGGAGCTGGCCATGATACGGCAATTAGAATTGCTTTGGAAGGGTGTGCAGCTCTTCATGAAATGGATATGCAAAAAAATATGAGTGGAAAGCGGTATTGGAACCGTACAATGATGAGGAGCTAG